A single window of Oreochromis aureus strain Israel breed Guangdong linkage group 5, ZZ_aureus, whole genome shotgun sequence DNA harbors:
- the cxxc1b gene encoding CXXC-type zinc finger protein 1b isoform X1 → MDSEVSDTDHVPVPENTGMEGENAPLYCICRKPDINCFMIGCDNCNEWFHGHCINITEKMAKAIQEWYCMRCREENPLLEVKYRSKKNRDKDPDSDRGERQYSTPSTPDYRSERRRGSKVKRSVRMCGECEPCRRTEDCAQCDFCKDMKKFGGPNKIRQKCRFRQCEVRARKMLRVKDEEFSLRERRDNSHHRRRRYSEDYDSEAELYQQYKTAGLDDSMAWASEDEDEVPFSPVMRKKAIKVKHVKRREKKFEKKKESRRHKQKQKHKDRSRHSERGDLRDSGGQRQCLGPNCVEGARPNSKYCSEDCGMKLAANRIYEILPQRIQQWQQSPCIAEEHGKKQLERIRREQQNARLRLTEMERRFHELEGIIAKAKQQAVQQDEEVNEGDSEDTDLQIFCVSCSHPINPKVALRHMERCYAKYESQTSFGSMYPTRIEGATRLFCDVYNPQSKTYCKRLQVLCPEHSRDPKVPVDEVCGCPLVKNVFELTGEYCRVSKRKCNKHYNWEKLRRAEVDLERVRVWYKLDELFEQERNVRTAMTNRAGLLALMLHQTIQHDPLTTDLRSNKDR, encoded by the exons TGGCTGTGACAACTGTAATGAGTGGTTCCATGGCCACTGCATTAACATCACTGAGAAAATGGCGAAGGCAATCCAGGAATGGTACTGCATGAGATGCAGAG AAGAAAACCCCTTGTTGGAAGTAAAATACAGATCAAAGAAAAATCGTGACAAGGATCCCGACTCTGACAGAGGTGAAAGACAGTACAGCACTCCAAGTACTCCAGATTATAGAAGTGAAAGGCGGCGTGGATCCAAA GTAAAGCGTTCAGTGAGGATGTGCGGGGAATGTGAGCCTTGCAGGAGGACTGAAGACTGTGCTCAGTGTGATTTCTGCAAGGACATGAAGAAGTTTGGAGGCCCCAACAAAATCAGACAGAAGTGCAGGTTCAGGCAATGTGAAGTGCGAGCCAGG AAAATGCTGCGTGTGAAGGATGAGGAATTCTCTCTGAGAGAAAGGAGGGACAATTCCCACCACAGACGGAGGCGGTACTCTGAGGACTACGACAGCGAGGCAGAACTCTACCAGCAGTACAAGACGGCAGGACTGGACGACAGCATG GCGTGGGCCAGTGAGGACGAAGACGAGGTGCCCTTCAGTCCTGTCATGCGTAAGAAAGCTATAAAGGTGAAGCATGTCAAGAGACGAGAAAAGAAGTTTGAGAAGAAA AAGGAGTCACGTCGCCacaagcagaagcagaagcacaAAGACAGAAGCAGGCACAGCGAGAGGGGGGATTTGCGAGATAGCGGAGGTCAGCGTCAGTGCCTGGGACCGAACTGTGTGGAGGGAGCAAGACCCAACTCCAAATACTGCTCTGAGGACTGCGGCATGAAGTTGGCCGCCAA CCGGATCTATGAGATCCTCCCTCAGCGTATCCAGCAGTGGCAGCAGAGCCCCTGCATTGCCGAGGAACACGGTAAGAAGCAGCTGGAGCGGATACGCCGGGAACAGCAGAACGCCCGGCTCCGCCTCACCGAGATGGAGCGACGCTTCCACGAACTGGAGGGCATCATCGCCAAAGCGAAGCAGCAGGCGGTTCAGCAGGACGAGGAG GTAAATGAAGGCGACAGCGAGGACACAGATCTGCAGATCTTCTGCGTGTCTTGTAGTCACCCGATCAATCCAAAAGTGGCACTCAGACATATGGAGAGATGCTATGCAAAG TATGAGAGCCAGACCTCCTTCGGGTCAATGTACCCTACAAGGATAGAAGG CGCAACCAGGCTCTTCTGTGATGTGTACAACCCACAAAGCAAGACATATTGCAAGAGGCTTCAGGTTTTGTGTCCAGAGCATTCCAGAGATCCAAAG GTGCCTGTGGATGAGGTGTGTGGGTGCCCTCTAGTGAAGAATGTGTTTGAGCTGACAGGAGAATATTGCAGAGTCTCCAAAAGGAAGTGCAACAAACATTACAACTGGGAAAAGCTCAGGAGAGCCGAGGTGGACTTGGAGCGTGTCAGGGTG TGGTACAAGCTGGACGAGCTCTTTGAACAGGAACGTAATGTCAGGACTGCTATGACCAACAGAGCTGGTCTCCTCGCTCTGATGTTGCACCAAACTATTCAGCACGACCCGTTGACGACCGATCTCCGTAGCAACAAGGATAGGTAG
- the cxxc1b gene encoding CXXC-type zinc finger protein 1b isoform X2, with the protein MEGENAPLYCICRKPDINCFMIGCDNCNEWFHGHCINITEKMAKAIQEWYCMRCREENPLLEVKYRSKKNRDKDPDSDRGERQYSTPSTPDYRSERRRGSKVKRSVRMCGECEPCRRTEDCAQCDFCKDMKKFGGPNKIRQKCRFRQCEVRARKMLRVKDEEFSLRERRDNSHHRRRRYSEDYDSEAELYQQYKTAGLDDSMAWASEDEDEVPFSPVMRKKAIKVKHVKRREKKFEKKKESRRHKQKQKHKDRSRHSERGDLRDSGGQRQCLGPNCVEGARPNSKYCSEDCGMKLAANRIYEILPQRIQQWQQSPCIAEEHGKKQLERIRREQQNARLRLTEMERRFHELEGIIAKAKQQAVQQDEEVNEGDSEDTDLQIFCVSCSHPINPKVALRHMERCYAKYESQTSFGSMYPTRIEGATRLFCDVYNPQSKTYCKRLQVLCPEHSRDPKVPVDEVCGCPLVKNVFELTGEYCRVSKRKCNKHYNWEKLRRAEVDLERVRVWYKLDELFEQERNVRTAMTNRAGLLALMLHQTIQHDPLTTDLRSNKDR; encoded by the exons TGGCTGTGACAACTGTAATGAGTGGTTCCATGGCCACTGCATTAACATCACTGAGAAAATGGCGAAGGCAATCCAGGAATGGTACTGCATGAGATGCAGAG AAGAAAACCCCTTGTTGGAAGTAAAATACAGATCAAAGAAAAATCGTGACAAGGATCCCGACTCTGACAGAGGTGAAAGACAGTACAGCACTCCAAGTACTCCAGATTATAGAAGTGAAAGGCGGCGTGGATCCAAA GTAAAGCGTTCAGTGAGGATGTGCGGGGAATGTGAGCCTTGCAGGAGGACTGAAGACTGTGCTCAGTGTGATTTCTGCAAGGACATGAAGAAGTTTGGAGGCCCCAACAAAATCAGACAGAAGTGCAGGTTCAGGCAATGTGAAGTGCGAGCCAGG AAAATGCTGCGTGTGAAGGATGAGGAATTCTCTCTGAGAGAAAGGAGGGACAATTCCCACCACAGACGGAGGCGGTACTCTGAGGACTACGACAGCGAGGCAGAACTCTACCAGCAGTACAAGACGGCAGGACTGGACGACAGCATG GCGTGGGCCAGTGAGGACGAAGACGAGGTGCCCTTCAGTCCTGTCATGCGTAAGAAAGCTATAAAGGTGAAGCATGTCAAGAGACGAGAAAAGAAGTTTGAGAAGAAA AAGGAGTCACGTCGCCacaagcagaagcagaagcacaAAGACAGAAGCAGGCACAGCGAGAGGGGGGATTTGCGAGATAGCGGAGGTCAGCGTCAGTGCCTGGGACCGAACTGTGTGGAGGGAGCAAGACCCAACTCCAAATACTGCTCTGAGGACTGCGGCATGAAGTTGGCCGCCAA CCGGATCTATGAGATCCTCCCTCAGCGTATCCAGCAGTGGCAGCAGAGCCCCTGCATTGCCGAGGAACACGGTAAGAAGCAGCTGGAGCGGATACGCCGGGAACAGCAGAACGCCCGGCTCCGCCTCACCGAGATGGAGCGACGCTTCCACGAACTGGAGGGCATCATCGCCAAAGCGAAGCAGCAGGCGGTTCAGCAGGACGAGGAG GTAAATGAAGGCGACAGCGAGGACACAGATCTGCAGATCTTCTGCGTGTCTTGTAGTCACCCGATCAATCCAAAAGTGGCACTCAGACATATGGAGAGATGCTATGCAAAG TATGAGAGCCAGACCTCCTTCGGGTCAATGTACCCTACAAGGATAGAAGG CGCAACCAGGCTCTTCTGTGATGTGTACAACCCACAAAGCAAGACATATTGCAAGAGGCTTCAGGTTTTGTGTCCAGAGCATTCCAGAGATCCAAAG GTGCCTGTGGATGAGGTGTGTGGGTGCCCTCTAGTGAAGAATGTGTTTGAGCTGACAGGAGAATATTGCAGAGTCTCCAAAAGGAAGTGCAACAAACATTACAACTGGGAAAAGCTCAGGAGAGCCGAGGTGGACTTGGAGCGTGTCAGGGTG TGGTACAAGCTGGACGAGCTCTTTGAACAGGAACGTAATGTCAGGACTGCTATGACCAACAGAGCTGGTCTCCTCGCTCTGATGTTGCACCAAACTATTCAGCACGACCCGTTGACGACCGATCTCCGTAGCAACAAGGATAGGTAG